TGGGACAAAATGTCAGCGGCCGGGAGGATGGCATGACGGGCTGTCACTCGGCCGGGTTGGAGCCGGGACCCTCGTCACCACCGCCGCCGGGGGAGCCGGAGGCCTCGCGCTCCAGCTTCCGGTAGATGGTGCGGGCGGCGATGCCCAGCAGACGGGCGGCCAGCGTCTTGTCCCCCTTGGTGTGGCGCAGGGTCTCGTGGATCACCCGGCGTTCGATCTCCTCCATGGGGGTGCCGATGGGGATGACGAGTTGTCCGGCCGAGCCCAGGGGCCCTTTGCGTACCGCCTCGGGGAGATCCGCCACCTCCAACACGTCACTCTTGGCGAGCACCACCGCGCGCTCCACGGCGTGCTCCAACTCTCGTACGTTGCCCGGCCAGGCGTAGTTCTCCAGGACGCTCACGGCGTCGGGCGAGAAGCCACGCAGGGCCTTGCCATTCTTGGCGGCGAAGCGGCGGAGGAAGGCATCGGCCAGCAGGGGGATGTCCTCGCGGCGCGAGGCGAGCGCCGGGACGCGCACCTCCACCACGTTCAGGCGGTAGTAGAGGTCCTCGCGGAAGCGGCCCTCGGCCACCTCGCGCTGCAGGTCCTTGTTGGTGGCGGCCACGATGCGGACATCCACCTTGACGGTCTGGGTGCCACCCAGCCGCTCGAGCTCCCCTTCCTGCAGCACGCGGAGGAGCTTCACCTGGGCGGACAGGGGCATCTCACCCACCTCGTCCAGGAAGAGGGTGCCCCCGTTGGCGCGCTCGAAGCGGCCCTCGCGGCGGGCCACCGCGCCGGTGAAGGCGCCGCGCTCCACGCCGAAGAGCTCCGCCTCGAGGATGCTCTCGGGGAGGGCGCCGCAGTTGATGGCGACGAAGGGTCCCCTGGCGCGGTTGGACTGCTCGTGCAGGGCGCGCGCGGCCAGCTCCTTGCCGGTGCCGGACTCGCCCAGCAGCAGCACCGTGGCGGTGGAGGGCGCGGCCTGGCGCAGGGTGTCCATCAT
This is a stretch of genomic DNA from Archangium violaceum. It encodes these proteins:
- a CDS encoding sigma-54-dependent transcriptional regulator translates to MTTPPTTVLVVDDDRANLDSVARIFQREGLETLTASNGTEALELLRRPEVSVMVTDLMMPGMDGQELLKASRTIRPDVEVVLMTAYGTVETAVAAMKDGAYDFITKPLKRHSLVKSVQKALERHELAAENRVLKAKLAEMGNAGGRAMVGQSPAFRAMMDTLRQAAPSTATVLLLGESGTGKELAARALHEQSNRARGPFVAINCGALPESILEAELFGVERGAFTGAVARREGRFERANGGTLFLDEVGEMPLSAQVKLLRVLQEGELERLGGTQTVKVDVRIVAATNKDLQREVAEGRFREDLYYRLNVVEVRVPALASRREDIPLLADAFLRRFAAKNGKALRGFSPDAVSVLENYAWPGNVRELEHAVERAVVLAKSDVLEVADLPEAVRKGPLGSAGQLVIPIGTPMEEIERRVIHETLRHTKGDKTLAARLLGIAARTIYRKLEREASGSPGGGGDEGPGSNPAE